CAGTcattttctttactttctttctcTCAAATTAATTATCGTGATTCTTAAAAATCATTATTTCAAGTTATTTATTATGTTAAAAatttagaattaaaataattattttttattttatttttagtatttgttTCTAGAAATGTATAAAAGAAAAACatgataaattatttgaaaCAGAGAGAGTACTCCCTTTAAATGCATATCCAAATATAATTGAATATTATGAGGCAACGCACaagcattaaaaaaaaattagaacatAAATTGAACACTACTTTTCATTTTTGCCATTTTAgttattctcaaaatatttttaaaaataaaaataactcaaaGTAAAAACATGAATACGAGCAATTAACTCTTTTGGATTTATCatctaaaaaaaagtaaattaaagataaaaataaaaaagttcaaacatttattttgaattttaaataatttatttatattgaacCATGAAAAAAAAACTCAGAAATTCAGATAGAGTATTATTTTTTAGTACAAGTTTCTTGAAATTCGTGTTACGTGTGAACAAATTATTCCCAACTCGTATGACTACGACTAGTACTACTAATATTCAAGAAATTAAATTCACAATAAATATCTCTCTATTTATTTCATTGTTAATTGTCATTATGATTCTCCAACGTGTCAAAAGCTACTactaatatttttctcaaatttagttttgtaaattattttttttagtcgaGTTTATCAAAATCTATCTCTTTTATCTTAATAAGATAGGAATATAAGTACAACACACACTTCACCCCTCCCtccttcaatttttaattataagATTAAGCTAAATATGTACTTATAAAATTACGCTGAATATGTTATTATAATGAAAGAATCTGTGTAGCAATAATATATTGGCATTTCATGGAAAGTTCCCCTTTCAACTCTCTTTGCAAAAGGAAAGTCTTCCTTCAAGCTTAGGATACTTTTCTTTATTATCTCTACCACCATCAAATTCTTGTTTGACTTTTGTGTTTAAGTGTTTATTAAATATGATCCATGGAATAGTTCTTAAAAAgcaataatttaataaatataagttcAAGATCTAAAGACTTGCATTTAGTGCTAAAATTTAACTATAGAAATTTGttgaacaaaagaaaaataataatagaaaagaTCCATAGAGATGGAATAGATCGTTTTCGAATTCTAGTCCACATGACTCACACTAGTTGATAGATACAATTTCAAGGGTTGACTCAATAGAATGATCAATCACattcaattttagtaaaagatgaaattcaaatacttataatCATAAGTTGTAGTAGATATATTTGTAGCTTATCGAATTGTTTCATTTGCTTTCAGTGGAATCGCTATGATAGCTTTCTCCGGGATCAGAAGACATGATCATAGATAAGAAGATTTGAAAGTCAACGATTAAGATAAAAAGTTAGTAAGTAGTCAAGCATtgtctaaattttttttatcaatattatttattttctcgtTGGCTTCAACTATCATATTCTTTGTTGGTGGCTTGTTGCTTTTTGCATttgatttgaattattttattttagattatCTATCGAAAACAATCTCTTCATCTTTACAGAATAAAGATAACTTACATACACACTATCTTTTCAGACCCTATTTATATGATTACACTGAATATATCaatattgttgttattgaacttttttttcttcctttttcttgtaACTGCAAAATAGATAAAGGGAAAAGTTGTTTATCAAAAAAACAAAAGCCCTTACCTTTTGGACTCAAAACCAGCCAAATTTTATAGTGAAACTAAAGAAAGAAAGCCCCTAAATGAGGCAAAAAGTTTAAAAAACTATAACGTAAAGCTATTAATTAAAGAAGAACTTAGTTATCTTAATGAcacctaaatattttaaattatagtttatttattttaggaAGTTATAACCCAAAAAAAAGTCTAAATTCATACGCGCAAATTGcaacttgattttttttatatttctttttttacaaaagtcttttgtttttctgatttttattattttaatcatttttgtCTGTCTGCTCccttcctcctccttcttcttcctccaaTCTCCCATTTTTctcctaaaaaaaaataatcaacatTTCTGAATCAGGGTCTTTTTCATCTTAAACAAACATTGccaatatttaatttttttggagttttttcatataaaaatcCAATCTTTGATCCATTTCTGTATCTggggtattttttttttaaaattttgaaattgagcCTTTCCATTGTCCTTTCTTTCCACTCAGATTGACAATTcttttctcttgttttttttcttgaaaaacttgagatttttgataattcattGTACCCATAATTTGGTTTATTGTATAGTATTTATGAAAAaccattgacctagaaaagtcAAAATCCTATTTTTGTGTATATTTCCTCAACATTATTGTCAGCTTATCAAAAGGGGTGTCTTTAGTTTGAAGCCTTTGAAGAAATGCTTTTATAATAACCCCATGTTTTTCTCCTTGGTTAATTGCAACTTGTATACCATTCTCgttcaataaaaaaatgatcTTTTTCTTATCTGAGTTATTAATAGTTTAGGTCATTTGGTTTTGTTTTTTGAACTTTAGAAGGTGGGGATTTTGTTCTTGTTCAATAAAAAATTGATCTTTTCTTGCCCCTTTCTCTGAGTTAAGGCCATTTGATCAATCTTGGTTTTATTTTTGAACTTTAGTAGGTGGGGTTATGTTCTTGTTCAATAAAAATTTGAGCTTTTTGATAATTCTTTTCTTCTGAGTTATTAGTTGTTAAGGTCATTTCATCAAATTAGTTTCTTGGTTTTATTTTTGAACTTTAGAAGGTGGGGGGGTTATGTTCTTGTTCAATAAGAATTTGATCTTTTACTTATCCTTTCTCTGAGTTATTAATATTTAAGGTCATTTGATCAACCAGAGAAGGTGGGGTTTAtgtgatttttttcatttttgtctgGGGAAAATATGAAGCTTTTAGTAAGAGTTATTGAAGCAAGGAACATACCAGCAATGGACCCAAATGGGTTCAGTGATCCATATGTGAAATTGTCATTGGGGAAACAGAAGTTTAAGAGTAAAGTTGTGAAGAAATGTTTAAATCCATCATGGTGTGAGGAATTTGCTTTTAGAGTAGATGATTTGAAGGAGGAGCTTATTATTTCTGTTTTGGATGAAGATAAATACTTCAATGATGATTTTGTTGGACAAATCAAATTTCCAGTTTCTCAGGTTTTTGATACTAATGACAAGTCCCTTGGCACTGCTTGGTATACTTTGCAGCCCAAGCATAAGAAGGGCAAAAACAAGGATTGTGGTGAGTTGTTAGTCTCCCTTCTATATTGATGATTGTTTGATAATTtatgttgctcagactcttcaaaaatgtcaatgAGTGCGTGTtggattctccaaaagtagtgtagttttggagaatccgacatgGGTGCGGTATCAAAAGTGAATAGTCCGTGCAACTTCTGTTTGATTAGTTTCTCTGTTTGAATGTTTAAACTGTCATGGAATGTTGAACCTCTGGCTTTGAGGTGGATCATTGGAGAGAGAGAAATAGGAGGGCTTCTGAAGGGGTAGAAATGAGTTTTGGGTAGTTGAGGAGTAGTCTCCGATCCCTTGTTTATTTTTGGTGCACCAATGTAGTCCCGGGATGTATAGAGTATTGGGGGTCTGTTGTAGAGAACTATATCTTTTTGTAGgttcttttactttttggtACACGGTCAATTTTGGCCTTTTGATTTATGAAATGAAATTGTTTACctgataaaaaaagaagaagtttaaACTTGTTTCGGATAGGAAATGTTTCTGTATCTGCTAGAATATATGGTCTTTCCATTTTGCTTTAGGTCACAGTTTCAAGATTTTATTGAACTGTTAGTGAACTTTAACCTGTGATAAGAGTGTTAGTTACCATCTTTACCAGACTGTCAATGAATGCTTATCGAGAGATTTAGGATAGTAAAATTAGCAAAATACTAGACATCTAGCTGATTTCGGATAGGAAATGTTTATGTATCTGCTAGAATATATGGTCTTACTTTCCATTTTGATGATGACTTATGTGTTTGAATAATATTGAGATGTTTCATGCTCGTCTCTGATCACTCATGTTCTACTCACTCCTTTTCAATTTGTTCATCTTACATTTCTTTTTAGcctgtttaaaaaagaatacctctttcattttttggaaactcattaattctaactttccacGTCACATTTTTAAAACCACAAGATTAAGGGTACTTTGGTACATTCTATATATCTTTACTTttagaccacaagattcaaaagtcttgtttactttcttaaattccgtgtcaagtcaaaaccaaacaaacgaattgaaatggagggagtattttTTTTCCCCCTTTCCAATTGTTCCTGACTTTCTGTTGCATGTTGTTTGCAATAAAGGTGTTTTCGCACTAGTCGAGATATGTATGGATACATTCTCTTATGATTGGTCTGCGTATGCCCCTATCATGGAATAATTAGATGGAACAAACTAACTTCATTTGAAACGCTATCATGCTTGATCAAATTTAATGTATCAATTACAAATAGCATTCAGTTAAGAATTTAACTGTGTTCTTCCTTTCTAATAGGTGAAATTCTTCTCACAATAAGTTTTTCTCAAGGCAATACATTGGCGGACTTGCAATCAGTTGGTGATCAGGGATCACTGTCGAAGAAGTTGTCTGATGTGGTAACTGAATCTTCTTCTTTGTCTTTCAATGGCTCCTTGAGATCATCTTCTCCTCTGAGATCTGAAGAAGCAGCCTCTTCAAAGGAGGAGAAGCCTCATGCGCAGACCTTTGCTGGTCGAAttgctcaaattttcaacaaGAATGGGGATGCAGTATCCACAACTAACGCGAAAGCTCCAGATGTAACAGTGCCGCCTGAAACCGCAAGTACAGCTGCTTCTGAGAATGCACAAGAGGAACAGTCCACATCGGGAAACTTTCAAGAACTATTGAAAAGCATTGAAGCAAGAGAACAACCTAGCGAAGTTCCAAACCTTCCTGGAGTAGTAGTAGATCAATTGTATGCTATTGCCCCTCATGAATTGAATTTGTTCCTTTTTTCCCCAGATTCAACCTTCTTTAAATCCTTAGTAGATATTCAGGGATCCACAGAGTTGCGAGTTGGACCTTGGAAACTTGAAAATGGTGGTGAAAGTTTAAAAAGAGTGGTTAATTTTATCAAAGCTGCAAGTAGATTGGTCAAGGCTTTAAAAACTACAGAGGAACAAACGTATCTTAAAGCTGATGGGAAGTCTTTTTCTCTTTTAGCTATTGTAAGTACCCCAGATGCCCCATACGGAAGCACGTTCAGGACAGAAGTGCTTTACAGCATTACTCCTGGTCCTGAGCTGCCTTCAGGAGAACAGTCTTCAAGGTTAGTAGTGTCATGGCGCATGAATTTCTTGCAAAGCACTATGATGAAAGGTATGATAGAAAATGGTGCACGGCAAGGTATTAAAGAGAGCTTTGATCAGTATGCAAATTTATTATCTCAGAACATAAAGCCAGTTGATGCGAAGGACATAGGTTCAGAGAAAGAACAGATTTTGGCATCTATAGAAGTGGAGCACCAGTCCGATTGGAAGTTAGCTGTCCAGTATTTTGCTAACTTTACTGTAATTTCAACCTTTTTCATTGGGTTATATGTATTTGTGCACGTCTTGTTGGCCATGCCTAGCACAATACAGGGGCTTGAGTTTGTTGGCCTTGACTTACCAGATTCTATTGGTGAGCTAATTGTGTGCGGAGTGCTAGTACTTCAAGGAAAACGGGTGCTCGAGCTGATATCACGCTTCATGCGAGCTAGGGTACAAAAAGGTATacatatactccctccgt
This sequence is a window from Solanum dulcamara chromosome 10, daSolDulc1.2, whole genome shotgun sequence. Protein-coding genes within it:
- the LOC129871157 gene encoding C2 and GRAM domain-containing protein At1g03370, with protein sequence MKLLVRVIEARNIPAMDPNGFSDPYVKLSLGKQKFKSKVVKKCLNPSWCEEFAFRVDDLKEELIISVLDEDKYFNDDFVGQIKFPVSQVFDTNDKSLGTAWYTLQPKHKKGKNKDCGEILLTISFSQGNTLADLQSVGDQGSLSKKLSDVVTESSSLSFNGSLRSSSPLRSEEAASSKEEKPHAQTFAGRIAQIFNKNGDAVSTTNAKAPDVTVPPETASTAASENAQEEQSTSGNFQELLKSIEAREQPSEVPNLPGVVVDQLYAIAPHELNLFLFSPDSTFFKSLVDIQGSTELRVGPWKLENGGESLKRVVNFIKAASRLVKALKTTEEQTYLKADGKSFSLLAIVSTPDAPYGSTFRTEVLYSITPGPELPSGEQSSRLVVSWRMNFLQSTMMKGMIENGARQGIKESFDQYANLLSQNIKPVDAKDIGSEKEQILASIEVEHQSDWKLAVQYFANFTVISTFFIGLYVFVHVLLAMPSTIQGLEFVGLDLPDSIGELIVCGVLVLQGKRVLELISRFMRARVQKGSDHGIKAQGDGWLLTVALIEGNNLAAVDPSGFSDPYVVFTCNGKTRTSSIKFQKSNPKWNEIFEFDAMDDPPSVLDIDVFDFDGPFSEATSLGHAEINFVKTNISDLSDVMVPLQGKLAQACQSKLHLRVFLNNTKGSNVVRDYLSKMEKEVGKKIKLRSPQTNSAFQKLFGLPPEEFLINDFACHLKRKMPLQGRLFLSARIIGFHSDLFGHKTKFFLLWEDIEDIQVESPTLASMGSPNVIMTLKPGRGFDARHGAKTQDEEGRLKFHFHSFVSFNVAHRTIMALWKARALSPEQKVQIVEAEAEAKSLQMAEEDSIGSDFQAADDDSEGKSLQSEESGSFVGAEDINMSIVYSSVLSVPMEFFMELFSGGELDRKVMERVGCLNYSFSPWEESEKPDVYQRQLYYKFDKCISRYRGEVTSTQQRSRLSDKNDWLIEEVMTLHSVPLGDYFNLRLAYQVETVPSRSTRCSVQVQLGIAWLKYSRHQKRITKNIVSNLQERLLVMCSGVEKEYLSKSDPLVI